The following proteins are co-located in the Pedobacter sp. FW305-3-2-15-E-R2A2 genome:
- a CDS encoding SDR family oxidoreductase → MNIVLTGASSGIGFEAALEFALNKDNKIVCIARSADKLRKLLEIARGINPDCVLLPVEFDIVNDDYAALLPFLKERLGTVDILINNAGSLINKPFLETSREDLYEMFESNVTGHFNMIQHLLPLMTAGSHIVNIGSMGGFQGSVKFPGLAAYSSSKAALHTLTECLAFELADTGIKVNCLALGSAQTEMLEQAFPGYQSPVMAFEMGKYVADFARTGHKFFNGKVLPVAVTTP, encoded by the coding sequence ATGAATATAGTATTAACAGGTGCAAGTAGCGGAATAGGCTTTGAAGCTGCCCTGGAATTTGCACTGAATAAAGACAACAAAATCGTATGTATTGCCCGCTCTGCGGACAAACTGCGCAAACTACTGGAAATTGCAAGGGGGATAAATCCTGACTGTGTATTACTTCCGGTAGAATTTGACATTGTAAATGATGATTATGCCGCACTCCTCCCTTTTTTAAAGGAACGGCTAGGTACGGTAGATATTCTGATTAACAATGCAGGCTCACTGATCAATAAACCTTTTCTGGAAACGAGCAGGGAAGATTTATACGAGATGTTCGAGAGCAATGTAACGGGACATTTTAACATGATCCAGCACCTGCTTCCGTTAATGACTGCAGGTAGTCATATTGTGAATATCGGCAGCATGGGCGGCTTCCAGGGAAGTGTTAAATTTCCGGGACTTGCGGCTTATTCTTCGAGTAAAGCAGCCTTGCATACCTTAACAGAATGTCTGGCTTTTGAACTGGCAGATACGGGAATAAAAGTCAATTGCCTGGCGCTGGGTTCAGCACAGACAGAGATGCTGGAACAGGCATTCCCAGGGTATCAATCTCCGGTGATGGCTTTCGAAATGGGCAAGTATGTGGCCGACTTCGCAAGGACAGGACATAAGTTTTTCAACGGAAAAGTGCTTCCTGTAGCCGTAACCACCCCTTAA
- a CDS encoding C40 family peptidase, protein MKKSIIISLFLSFSMFAARSQNTTPVQYKELVSKLMEITPAMPASKPQSTNRLLEFAKSMIGIPYRYASSNPKRGFDCSGFVSYVFQNFGFKVPRSSREFASRGEAKNLEDAQIGDVILFTGTNSRVRKIGHVGIVYSIDGDEIKFIHSSSGSKKGVTITSLNEGFYKKRFMKIVSIL, encoded by the coding sequence ATGAAGAAAAGCATCATCATTTCCCTCTTTCTTTCATTTAGTATGTTTGCAGCAAGATCGCAAAACACGACTCCTGTTCAATACAAAGAACTGGTTTCCAAACTGATGGAAATTACGCCGGCAATGCCTGCCAGTAAGCCGCAGTCTACCAACCGGCTGTTAGAATTTGCCAAATCCATGATCGGAATTCCTTACCGTTATGCTTCCAGTAACCCGAAGAGAGGTTTTGACTGCTCCGGATTTGTCAGTTATGTATTTCAGAACTTCGGTTTTAAAGTGCCCCGTTCTTCCAGAGAATTTGCCTCCAGAGGCGAAGCTAAAAACCTGGAAGATGCACAGATAGGCGATGTGATCTTATTTACAGGGACGAACAGCAGGGTCCGTAAGATTGGCCATGTCGGCATCGTTTATTCGATAGACGGCGATGAGATCAAATTCATTCACTCCTCTTCCGGTAGTAAAAAAGGAGTGACGATTACGAGCTTAAATGAAGGTTTTTATAAAAAACGATTCATGAAAATAGTCAGCATTTTATAA
- a CDS encoding fumarylacetoacetate hydrolase family protein has translation MKLVSYKTEDREHLGVFVNGHIYNLNSCDKQLPNEMNAFLAGGEELMDRAKKIDAQIKSGEIEPKEEAFYEVIAPVPHPTSCRDGYAFRQHVAAARRNRKVDMIAEFDQYPIFYFTNHNAIQGPGEIECMPDHFQKLDFELEVAIVIGKKGRNITAAEADEYIAGYMVMNDMSARTLQMEEMLLNLGPAKGKDFSTVIGPWLVTPDELEQYKVSAKPGHTGNAYNLKMTCTVNGVEVSAGNMADMDWTFAEIVERCAYGVDILPGDVIGSGTVGTGCFLELNGTGLLNNPDFKPQWLQDGDVVEMEVTGLGHLSNIIKKVDTDFSILALKKK, from the coding sequence ATGAAGCTGGTATCCTATAAAACAGAAGACAGAGAACACCTGGGTGTTTTTGTAAACGGACATATTTATAATCTGAATTCATGCGACAAGCAATTGCCGAATGAGATGAATGCTTTTTTAGCGGGCGGAGAGGAATTGATGGACCGTGCAAAAAAGATTGATGCACAAATTAAATCAGGCGAGATTGAACCTAAAGAAGAAGCTTTCTATGAAGTGATCGCTCCTGTACCGCATCCGACTTCCTGCAGGGATGGATACGCTTTCCGTCAGCATGTTGCTGCGGCGAGAAGGAACCGTAAAGTAGATATGATTGCTGAATTTGATCAGTATCCTATCTTTTATTTCACCAACCACAATGCCATTCAGGGCCCTGGAGAGATCGAATGTATGCCCGATCATTTCCAAAAGCTTGATTTTGAGCTGGAAGTAGCCATTGTAATTGGTAAAAAAGGAAGAAACATTACTGCTGCAGAAGCTGATGAGTATATCGCAGGTTATATGGTGATGAACGATATGAGCGCAAGAACCCTTCAAATGGAGGAAATGCTCTTGAATTTAGGCCCGGCCAAAGGAAAAGATTTCTCTACCGTAATCGGTCCATGGCTGGTTACTCCGGATGAATTAGAGCAATATAAAGTGTCTGCTAAACCTGGTCATACCGGAAATGCGTACAACCTGAAAATGACTTGTACGGTAAACGGAGTAGAAGTATCTGCTGGGAATATGGCCGATATGGACTGGACTTTTGCAGAGATCGTAGAACGTTGTGCTTATGGCGTAGACATTCTGCCAGGTGATGTGATTGGTTCAGGAACCGTAGGTACAGGGTGCTTCCTGGAACTGAACGGAACCGGATTACTGAACAATCCTGATTTCAAACCACAGTGGTTACAGGATGGTGATGTCGTGGAAATGGAAGTTACCGGACTTGGACATTTAAGTAATATCATTAAAAAAGTGGATACAGATTTCTCTATCCTTGCTTTGAAGAAAAAATAA
- a CDS encoding flavin reductase family protein, with the protein MLTIDVAELSPAQLQNYMQYAIAPRPICFATTIDKDGNINLSPFSFFNMFSTNPPLCIFSPARRVRDNTTKHTLENVLEVKECVINIVNYPMVQQMSLASTEYAKGVNEFEKSGFTMLPSQLVKPPRVAEAPVQMECIIREVIHLGENPGAGNLILAEVKLIHIKEEILDTDGKIDQAKIDLVARLGGDWYCRVTPENLFKVAKPLTTLGIGVDALPSAVRNSHVLSGNDLGMLGNVEHLPSADEIDAIRDTEPVKEVLDATIGDANNRERELHELAKQWLKEGKVNEALKVVLL; encoded by the coding sequence ATGCTGACTATCGACGTCGCCGAACTTTCCCCTGCTCAGTTGCAGAATTACATGCAATATGCCATTGCTCCAAGACCGATCTGCTTTGCCACTACCATTGATAAGGATGGAAACATCAACCTGAGCCCTTTCAGCTTTTTCAACATGTTTAGTACCAATCCTCCTTTGTGTATCTTTTCTCCTGCGAGAAGGGTCAGGGACAATACCACTAAACATACTCTGGAAAATGTATTGGAAGTAAAAGAATGCGTGATCAATATTGTAAACTATCCGATGGTTCAGCAAATGAGCCTGGCCAGTACAGAATATGCAAAAGGAGTCAATGAGTTTGAGAAATCAGGCTTTACCATGTTGCCTTCGCAATTGGTCAAACCACCAAGAGTGGCAGAAGCCCCGGTACAAATGGAATGCATCATCAGGGAAGTGATCCATCTTGGAGAAAACCCAGGTGCAGGAAATCTGATCCTGGCGGAGGTAAAACTCATCCATATCAAAGAAGAGATCCTGGATACGGATGGAAAGATTGATCAGGCAAAGATAGACCTGGTGGCCCGTCTGGGTGGCGACTGGTATTGCCGTGTCACACCGGAAAACCTGTTCAAAGTAGCTAAACCTTTAACCACACTGGGCATTGGCGTAGACGCTTTGCCTTCGGCAGTAAGAAACTCGCATGTACTGAGCGGGAATGACCTTGGTATGCTTGGGAATGTGGAGCATTTGCCTTCTGCGGATGAAATAGATGCGATCAGGGATACAGAACCTGTGAAAGAAGTGTTGGATGCCACCATCGGCGATGCCAATAACCGGGAACGCGAACTCCATGAACTGGCCAAACAATGGTTAAAAGAAGGAAAAGTAAATGAAGCGTTAAAAGTGGTCCTGTTATAA